From a single Aspergillus puulaauensis MK2 DNA, chromosome 2, nearly complete sequence genomic region:
- a CDS encoding uncharacterized protein (COG:S;~EggNog:ENOG410PX9U;~SECRETED:SignalP(1-25)): MQFTLTHAILAALACTPAMAAPAKAKSMMIKESEWTIESLKRECNDDDSKCTWTFGINPGDGATDCTYEVEGSPASEADGGPVNCGAYTVTSGWSDQFGPENGFTTLSVVNQDTREIVWPAYTDKQVDGGEVVVPDQSYTPQVLP, encoded by the coding sequence ATGCAGTTCACCCTCACCCACGCCATCCTCGCAGCCCTGGCCTGCACCCCCGCCATGGCCGccccagccaaagccaagTCCATGATGATCAAGGAATCCGAATGGACCATCGAGAGCCTCAAGCGCGAGTgcaacgacgacgactccAAGTGCACCTGGACCTTCGGCATCAACCCCGGCGACGGCGCCACCGACTGCACCTACGAGGTCGAGGGCAGCCCTGCCTCCGAGGCCGACGGCGGCCCTGTCAACTGCGGCGCCTACACCGTCACCTCCGGCTGGAGTGACCAGTTCGGCCCCGAGAATGGCTTCACGACTTTGTCTGTTGTGAACCAGGACACCCGCGAGATTGTCTGGCCTGCCTACACTGATAAGCAGGTTGACGGtggcgaggttgttgttccTGACCAGAGCTACACTCCTCAGGTTCTTCCTTGA
- a CDS encoding glutathione S-transferase family protein (COG:O;~EggNog:ENOG410PGF2;~InterPro:IPR036249,IPR040079,IPR036282,IPR010987, IPR004045,IPR004046;~PFAM:PF13409,PF00043,PF14497,PF13417,PF02798;~go_function: GO:0005515 - protein binding [Evidence IEA];~go_process: GO:0006749 - glutathione metabolic process [Evidence IEA]): MLPITLWSHAIGPNPWKVAAILEELEIPYNTKMINFAAAKEEPFLSINPNGRLPAIEDPNTGITLWESGAIVEYLISQYDKSHKLSYDDLKPSVLCRQWLFFQVSGQAPYFGQAAWFTRAHPEKLDSVIQRFCKEVVRVTGVLEKALQDNGGQWLVGDKCTYADLSFVPWQQKARTFGGEDLYQRYPLVGAWMERMERRPSVVKVSKDQEEAVVAAGGRV; the protein is encoded by the coding sequence ATGCTCCCAATCACCCTCTGGTCCCACGCCATCGGCCCCAACCCATGGAAGGTCGCGGCAAtcctcgaagagctcgagATCCCGTACAATACCAAGATGATCAATTTCGCCGCTGCAAAAGAAGAgcccttcctctccatcaaccccaacggCCGTCTCCCGGCAATCGAAGACCCAAACACGGGCATCACGCTCTGGGAATCCGGCGCAATTGTCGAGTATCTCATCTCGCAGTACGACAAATCACATAAACTCAGCTACGACGACCTGAAGCCTTCCGTCCTTTGCCGACagtggctcttcttccaggtCTCCGGCCAGGCACCGTATTTCGGACAGGCCGCGTGGTTTACCAGAGCGCATCCCGAGAAACTGGATAGTGTCATCCAGCGATTCTGCAAAGAGGTTGTGAGGGTTACTGGTGTtttggagaaggcgttgCAGGATAACGGGGGTCAGTGGCTTGTTGGGGATAAATGTACCTATGCGGATCTGAGCTTTGTGCCGTGGCAGCAGAAGGCGCGTACCTTTGGTGGGGAGGATTTGTATCAAAGGTATCCTCTTGTTGGGgcttggatggagaggatggagagacgGCCTTCTGTTGTGAAGGTGAGTAAGGACCAAGAGGAGGCAGTTGTGGCGGCTGGGGGGAGGGTTTAG
- a CDS encoding uncharacterized protein (COG:S;~EggNog:ENOG410PXHU;~InterPro:IPR013087), whose amino-acid sequence MKLGRHQKFNGVDYECRLCERHFASRGSIYAHCRYTSQHEWCERCRRVFVSERAKNDHLRYSRRHNICWNCPDRKDFETAKDLKNHLSECHHYCHPCKRAHNSARELQDHDVAVHHLCVKCGQYFQNENNLRMHQQTHLPRDMECFGCFQTFKSFSGMLIHLESGTCQSGTDKERIDDLFCEWDQGWKYKLDDDEGEGLIFLCPECDQDFSRLSALYQHAEDVPRCSHLTEEGGCLDELRVFIERRI is encoded by the exons ATGAAGCTCGGCCGCCATCAGAAGTTCAATGGCGTCGACTACGAGTGCAGACTCTGCGAACGACACTTTGCCTCCCGTGGTTCGATTTACGCCCATTGCAGATATACTTCACAGCACGAATGGTGCGAAAGATGCCGCCGAGTGTTCGTTTCAGAGCGAGCCAAAAACGATCACCTTCGATACTCTCGCAGACACAATATCTGTTGGAACTGCCCGGACAGAAAAGATTTTGAGACGGCTAAGGACCTCAAGAACCACCTCTCCGAGTGCCATCACTACTGTCATCCTTGCAAACGCGCTCACAACTCTGCTCGCGAACTGCAAGACCATGATGTTGCCGTCCACCACCTCTGCGTCAAATGTGGTCAATATTTCCAAAACGAGAACAACCTGCGGATG caccagcaaaccCACCTGCCCCGAGACATGGAATGCTTCGGCTGCTTTCAGACCTTCAAATCATTCTCCGGCATGTTAATCCATCTGGAGTCCGGCACCTGCCAGTCAGGTACAGATAAGGAGAGGATCGATGATCTATTCTGCGAGTGGGACCAGGGCTGGAAATACAAAttggacgatgatgaggggGAAGGACTGATATTCCTCTGCCCCGAATGTGACCAGGACTTTTCGCGTCTTTCTGCGCTCTACCAGCATGCTGAAGATGTGCCACGCTGCTCCCATCTTACAGAGGAAGGGGGGTGTCTGGATGAGCTACGAGTCTTTATTGAGCGCAGAATATAG
- the fmaF gene encoding Fe(2+)/2-oxoglutarate-dependent oxygenase fmaF (COG:Q;~EggNog:ENOG410PT4Y;~InterPro:IPR008775;~PFAM:PF05721), whose product MSIPMSPLDAEKVAAAKTSLDEEGYAVIPSILDNDSIKLVHSRLWAAATETQNRGTDLHMPALDPNASNVRVFYLMELDAIFRELIQHPAALQIAKVVVGEQLLVSNFTANIARPGSGSMQLHSDQSLVVPEPWEHAWGVNIIWCLTDVYFENGATLFIPGSHKWKRKDEVPENAKEMLKPFVAKAGSIVAMDARVWHTSGKNITEDKERALLFGFYTAPFLRQQVNWTAVFAGETEEVLSPELRELLGVDIDANVGRASKIGAGIEKHEAQRAPVY is encoded by the coding sequence ATGTCCATCCCCATGAGCCCCCTCGACGCAGAGAAAGTCGCCGCCGCAAAGACAAGCCTCGACGAAGAAGGATACGCCGTTATCCCCTCCATCCTGGACAACGACTCCATAAAACTAGTCCACTCCCGCCTCTGGGCCGCAGCGACAGAAACCCAAAACCGGGGGACAGATCTCCACATGCCAGCGCTGGATCCCAACGCCTCAAACGTCCGCGTCTTCTACCTCATGGAGCTGGACGCCATATTCCGCGAATTAATCCAGCACCCGGCCGCACTCCAGATTGCGAAGGTGGTTGTCGGCGAACAGCTCCTCGTGTCGAATTTCACGGCGAATATTGCAAGGCCCGGGTCGGGGTCTATGCAGCTTCATTCGGACCAGTCGCTTGTTGTCCCTGAGCCGTGGGAGCATGCTTGGGGGGTGAATATTATCTGGTGTCTCACTGATGTGTATTTCGAGAACGGGGCTACGCTGTTTATACCGGGGAGTCATAAGTGGAAGCGCAAGGATGAGGTCCCGGAGAATGCAAAGGAGATGTTGAAGCCGTTTGTGGCGAAGGCGGGCTCGATTGTTGCTATGGATGCGCGGGTTTGGCATACGTCTGGTAAGAATATTACCGAGGACAAGGAACGGGCACTGCTGTTTGGGTTCTATACGGCGCCGTTCTTAAGGCAGCAGGTGAATTGGACGGCGGTGTTTGCGggggagacggaggaggtgTTGAGTCCGGAATTGCGTGAGTTGCTGggggttgatattgatgcGAATGTGGGGAGGGCGTCGAAGATTGGGGCTGGGATTGAGAAGCATGAGGCGCAGAGAGCGCCTGTTTATTAG
- a CDS encoding cytochrome P450 (COG:Q;~EggNog:ENOG410PUEJ;~InterPro:IPR001128,IPR002401,IPR036396;~PFAM:PF00067;~TransMembrane:1 (o6-24i);~go_function: GO:0005506 - iron ion binding [Evidence IEA];~go_function: GO:0016705 - oxidoreductase activity, acting on paired donors, with incorporation or reduction of molecular oxygen [Evidence IEA];~go_function: GO:0020037 - heme binding [Evidence IEA];~go_process: GO:0055114 - oxidation-reduction process [Evidence IEA]), protein MILSFILPAIAIWLCVAPFSIYLYDPKRLRRYPNQNFLSGLTSLAYVYERRHPFRTRELHRQHERHPILRTGPTVLSFRSVDAIKDIYGHSSPCLKDDVYKLITGDHPHTLNVVDKDDHARKRRMLSNAFATRNLEQWEFKISDKVRKMVTQFDKRCTAPLSNDDSVDPSDLTVNFRLWSNLFTLDAIADIALSERLGLLESGTDVVEARMGNSVHRFNLIESLHCGGRVVSRFVGATDWHHILKALSTFVVPEFRAHGNDFANIVSTLTDKRVGKHNRGDKLSDFLGCLLEDKAGKQRGLDRGEIEAETTILLDAGSDTTAIALTNVLYYLIKHPTALSKLREEVDTALAGGTIALYTNVKSLPYLRACLDESLRLSPPVPRGLERKTPPQGMDIMGEQIAGGVTVSVPAYIAHRDPRIFPNPDSYVPERWLDQSERTKEMRTVFIPFTTGPRACIGRNITMMEQQILVATLVHRYEFALPSRDWELDWEEAFNLWPAQMPLKVWRRDI, encoded by the exons ATGATTTTATCCTTTATATTGCCTGCCATAGCTATATGGCTATGTGTGGCACCATTTTCCATCTACCTCTACGACCCTAAACGCCTACGCCGATATCCGAATCAGAACTTCCTATCCGGCCTAACAAGCCTGGCATACGTCTACGAGCGAAGACACCCCTTCCGAACAAGAGAACTTCATCGCCAACACGAGAGGCACCCCATCTTACGCACTGGGCCAACAGTGCTCTCATTCAGGAGCGTGGACGCCATTAAAGACATCTACGGACACAGCTCCCCATGTCTCAAAGACGACGTGTACAAATTAATCACAGGAGACCACCCCCATACACTCAACGTGGTCGACAAGGATGACCATGCTCGTAAGCGCAGGATGCTCTCTAATGCATTCGCAACGCGGAACCTGGAGCAATGGGAATTTAAGATCAGCGATAAAGTTAGGAAAATGGTTACTCAGTTTGATAAGCGTTGTACTGCTCCGCTGTCGAATGATGATTCTGTTGACCCAAGTGACTTGACTGTGAATTTTCGATTATGGTCTAACCTTTTCACACTCGACGCAATTGCGGACATTGCGCTTAGTGAGCGGCTTGGCTTGCTCGAGTCAGGCactgatgttgttgaggcCAGGATGGGCAATAGCGTCCACAGGTTTAACTTGATAGAGAGCCTGCATTGTGGCGGACGGGTCGTGTCCAGGTTTGTCGGGGCAACTGACTGGCATCATATTCTCAAAGCACTGTCCACTTTTGTCGTCCCGGAGTTCAGGGCACATGGGAACGACTTCGCGAATATAGTCAGCACGCTGACGGATAAAAGAGTGGGAAAACACAACCGCGGGGACAAGTTAAGTGACTTCTTGGGTTGCCTGTTGGAGGACAAGGCAGGAAAGCAGCGTGGCCTGGATCGTGGAGAGATCGAAGCTGAGACAACCATACTTC TGGACGCCGGCTCCGACACTACGGCAATTGCATTAACAAATGTTCTCTACTACTTAATCAAGCATCCTACCGCTCTCAGCAAGCTCCGGGAGGAAGTCGACACTGCACTCGCAGGAGGAACAATTGCCCTGTATACAAATGTCAAAAGTCTTCCCTACCTGAGGGCCTGTCTTGACGAGTCACTTCGACTCTCTCCGCCTGTTCCGCGTGGTCTCGAGCGAAAGACACCCCCGCAGGGCATGGATATCATGGGAGAACAGATCGCAGGAGGCGTCACTGTTTCAGTCCCAGCATACATCGCCCACCGAGACCCAAGGATATTTCCCAACCCTGATTCATATGTACCAGAGAGATGGCTTGACCAGTCCGAAAGGACTAAAGAAATGAGGACTGTTTTTATACCATTCACAACAGGTCCACGAGCATGTATTGGACGGAATATTACCATGATGGAGCAGCAAATTCTCGTTGCTACGTTGGTCCATCGGTATGAATTTGCACTCCCTTCTCGAGACTGGGAATTGGACTGGGAAGAGGCTTTTAATCTGTGGCCGGCTCAGATGCCCTTGAAGGTTTGGAGGCGTGATATTTAA
- a CDS encoding Zn(II)2Cys6 transcription factor (COG:S;~EggNog:ENOG410PQUC;~InterPro:IPR036864,IPR021858,IPR001138;~PFAM:PF00172;~go_function: GO:0000981 - DNA-binding transcription factor activity, RNA polymerase II-specific [Evidence IEA];~go_function: GO:0008270 - zinc ion binding [Evidence IEA];~go_process: GO:0006355 - regulation of transcription, DNA-templated [Evidence IEA]) has product MPTQRPARRSVKRRKTGHQNCRNRRIKCDEQSPCGYCNRRGLECKKADFIVPERWGNTPEPTRAGEESQPATRGTAPSSQRQTTPEGDPHIPESTYEIFQHVFSVDNDHLPTSDLRSTITSDNILTEEKAGLLRFYQEGIGVWMDIFDHSHTYQNDIVRYSLSSPLLMHAVCALSANQMSLIQNKYLWGPVSSRFYGQSLSLLINELTKQSSRADGELLLAATILLGSYELLAQPGIDYQRHLYGAQTLIFSRNIGQQGTSLEKASFWIFARQDVALALVNERPTLVPPVKWPVPPESPPAAVEDAFGMRILWLLARVVEVKFGSPNGGVSNIQRERVESLVAEIDLAWAGLPSHVRGVPMKQSHSEDEGLTRVWFCVPSASAACLYYHMAKILTYEFLLEQTRLPSRQSDDMLRSIGHHARAIASICLFSDLADGALVVAVNPIFYAAKYIPSMALKTRLWGILDRIETRLGFYTRDRQTQLQLELKK; this is encoded by the exons ATGCCAACGCAAAGGCCCGCCCGCCGGTCCGTCAAACGACGGAAAACAGGTCA CCAAAATTGCCGTAATCGACGGATTAAATGCGATGAGCAATCACCCTGTGGATATTGTAATCGCCGCGGCCTAGAGTGCAAAAAGGCCGACTTTATTGTACCAGAGCGATGGGGAAACACGCCAGAGCCTACAAGGGCAGGCGAGGAATCACAGCCTGCAACAAGAGGAACAGCACCAAGCTCGCAGAGACAAACTACACCAGAAGGCGATCCTCACATACCAGAATCAACATATGAGATCTTCCAGCATGTATTCAGCGTTGACAATGACCATCTGCCCACATCTGATCTACGCTCTACAATCACATCTGATAACATCCTAACGGAAGAAAAAGCCGGGCTGTTACGATTCTACCAGGAGGGAATCGGAGTGTGGATGGATATATTTGACCATTCACATACATATCAGAATGATATCGTCCGGTATTCCCTCTCATCACCGCTTCTCATGCACGCCGTCTGCGCCCTCTCAGCGAACCAAATGAGTCTGATCCAGAATAAATACCTCTGGGGACCTGTGTCTTCCCGGTTCTACGGGCAGAGTCTTAGTCTTCTGATTAACGAGCTTACAAAACAGAGTAGTAGAGCCGACGGCGAACTTCTACTAGCTGCTACAATATTATTAGGAAGTTATGAGCTGCTCGCGCAGCCGGGCATCGACTACCAGAGACATCTGTACGGCGCACAAACCTTAATATTCTCTCGGAATATTGGACAACAGGGGACGTCGCTTGAAAAGGCTAGTTTTTGGATCTTTGCGAGGCAGGATgttgctttggctttggtgaaTGAGCGTCCGACGTTGGTTCCGCCGGTGAAATGGCCAGTGCCACCGGAGAGTCCACCCGCTGCTGTTGAGGATGCCTTTGGAATGAGAATTCTCTGGTTGCTAGCTCGAGTGGTTGAAGTCAAGTTTGGGTCACCAAATGGCGGAGTGTCTAATATACAGCGCGAGAGGGTAGAAAGCCTCGTGGCCGAGATCGACTTGGCCTGGGCTGGGCTTCCTTCGCATGTCCGCGGTGTTCCCATGAAACAGTCTCAttcggaggatgagggaTTGACTAGGGTCTGGTTTTGTGTGCCTTCAGCAT CGGCTGCATGTCTTTATTACCACATGGCAAAGATCTTGACATATGAATTTCTGTTGGAGCAAACACGGCTTCCATCAAGACAGTCAGACGATATGTTGAGATCGATTGGACACCATGCTCGAGCAATTGCCTCGATCTGCTTGTTTTCGGATCTTGCCGACGGTGCACTGGTAGTGGCTGTCAACCCTATCTTCTATG cagcaaaatacATCCCTTCAATGGCACTCAAAACGAGGCTATGGGGTATACTTGATCGC